One window from the genome of Cyclobacterium amurskyense encodes:
- a CDS encoding ArsR family transcriptional regulator → MKFFSNSDNRGYLRGLAEEFGESTNSIRVELNRLSNAGLLSWKNDGKTKSYQANEVHPLYQELKSIVSKYLGFDTLIEQVVQGLGCVNKAIIQGDYAEGKDTGTIELTIIASSIDLDYLDFLIQTTEGKINRKLKVNIVEREPKEGILGLVVYEKELE, encoded by the coding sequence GTGAAATTTTTTTCTAATTCTGATAATCGTGGATATTTAAGAGGTTTGGCAGAAGAATTTGGTGAATCTACCAATTCAATCAGAGTTGAACTTAATCGCCTTTCCAATGCAGGATTACTTAGTTGGAAAAATGATGGTAAAACCAAAAGTTACCAAGCCAATGAAGTTCATCCACTTTACCAAGAACTCAAAAGTATTGTAAGTAAATATTTAGGGTTTGATACATTAATAGAGCAAGTGGTTCAGGGGTTAGGTTGTGTAAATAAAGCGATAATTCAAGGGGATTATGCGGAAGGAAAGGATACAGGCACCATTGAATTAACTATAATTGCAAGTTCTATTGACTTGGATTATTTAGACTTTTTGATCCAGACAACGGAAGGGAAAATCAATAGGAAATTAAAAGTAAATATTGTAGAAAGGGAGCCCAAAGAGGGCATCTTGGGTTTGGTAGTCTACGAGAAAGAGCTAGAATGA
- a CDS encoding glycosyltransferase family 2 protein, with protein MSQTNKYLSVVVPVFQSEVGLYELIKRLKAVLFSISPDVELILVDDGSTDGSWELIAKAALEESFIKGIRFSRNFGQHHAIFAGLDMAQGEWVVVMDADLQDLPEEIPMMLTKVRYGYEAVLARRTGRKDSWASKILSTLYYRVFYLMSGIKQDPSIGNFGVYNRKIIDSILKMRENNWYFPTMVHWVGFNQSTFNVKHGVSTNKRSNYFFKSKFRLGLNTLLAFSDKPLRLTVKFGLLVAFIGFLFALITLIRYFSGAIEVPGYASMIVSLWILFGCLLTTIGIVGLYVGKTFEGVKKRPRYIIDQKT; from the coding sequence ATGAGTCAAACAAATAAATACCTTTCTGTGGTGGTACCTGTTTTTCAATCTGAGGTAGGATTATATGAATTGATTAAGAGACTTAAGGCTGTTTTGTTTTCTATTAGCCCAGATGTTGAATTGATTTTGGTCGACGATGGTAGCACTGATGGTAGCTGGGAGTTGATTGCAAAAGCAGCTTTGGAGGAATCGTTTATTAAAGGAATACGCTTTAGTAGGAATTTTGGGCAACATCATGCCATATTTGCAGGTTTAGATATGGCTCAAGGAGAATGGGTTGTGGTAATGGATGCTGACCTACAGGATCTTCCAGAAGAAATCCCAATGATGTTAACTAAAGTGCGATATGGCTATGAGGCGGTATTGGCTAGAAGAACTGGGAGAAAGGATAGTTGGGCGAGTAAAATTTTATCAACACTTTATTACAGAGTTTTTTACCTTATGTCTGGAATAAAGCAGGATCCAAGTATTGGGAATTTCGGTGTTTACAATAGAAAAATAATAGACAGTATTTTAAAGATGAGGGAAAATAATTGGTATTTCCCCACAATGGTTCATTGGGTAGGTTTTAATCAAAGTACTTTTAACGTAAAACATGGTGTTTCAACCAACAAAAGATCCAATTATTTTTTCAAATCTAAATTTCGCTTAGGACTTAATACCTTGCTTGCCTTTTCCGACAAACCCCTACGATTGACTGTAAAATTTGGTTTATTGGTAGCTTTTATTGGTTTTTTGTTTGCATTGATCACATTGATCCGTTATTTTTCAGGAGCTATTGAGGTTCCTGGTTATGCGAGTATGATCGTATCGCTTTGGATTCTTTTTGGCTGTTTACTCACGACCATAGGAATAGTTGGACTGTATGTTGGGAAAACTTTTGAGGGAGTAAAGAAACGTCCACGCTATATTATTGATCAAAAAACCTAA
- a CDS encoding GNAT family N-acetyltransferase yields MIKFLPFDTSLFGYRVGKLQLGRCLPDLDRVHNQAKNFDLIYVMGKPGLVKLGGWSPISTRVDLVKNIIKSDFIKDSSLHNEVEISEMIISGELSQTDQKDLRELVFTSGQWSRFKQDLLLGNQEYEKLYSTWWETIKEQNHSVIVARISGKLVGFITFKLLRGRGHVDLFAVKGSEQGRGIGRQLMYKVFVKLNSLGFNLIGLSTQKANKRAMEFYKNIGFQPIKETLIAHWRPGLKPQNIN; encoded by the coding sequence ATGATAAAATTCTTACCTTTTGACACATCTTTATTTGGTTACAGAGTAGGTAAACTTCAATTGGGAAGATGTCTGCCTGATTTGGATAGGGTACATAACCAAGCCAAAAATTTTGATTTAATATATGTGATGGGTAAGCCTGGTTTGGTCAAATTGGGTGGCTGGTCTCCAATCAGTACTCGGGTTGATTTAGTAAAAAACATAATAAAATCGGATTTTATTAAAGATTCTTCGCTCCATAATGAAGTTGAAATTTCAGAAATGATTATATCTGGAGAACTTTCCCAAACAGACCAAAAAGACTTGAGAGAGCTTGTTTTCACAAGCGGGCAATGGTCAAGGTTTAAGCAAGATTTGCTATTAGGTAATCAGGAATATGAAAAATTGTATAGTACTTGGTGGGAAACGATTAAAGAACAAAATCATAGTGTAATTGTCGCTAGAATATCGGGTAAGTTGGTTGGATTTATAACTTTTAAGTTACTGCGTGGACGAGGGCATGTTGATCTTTTTGCCGTTAAAGGTAGCGAACAAGGAAGAGGAATAGGAAGGCAATTGATGTATAAAGTCTTTGTGAAACTTAACTCTTTAGGTTTTAACCTAATAGGGCTTTCCACACAAAAGGCCAATAAAAGAGCCATGGAATTTTATAAAAATATTGGATTTCAACCTATAAAGGAAACCTTGATAGCGCATTGGCGACCTGGTTTAAAGCCACAAAATATCAATTGA
- a CDS encoding O-fucosyltransferase family protein — MPKRSLPSFDRLKLLKQKNVKYIVTCYQNEFFCENHPKGKCTRGFFSLFLQVVYGIGFAKEHGLPLYVDFGNVTYPYSKCEVSNEPNNFWDKLVDQPLLTSMDVPVPNKEYEVYPLRIWNRNHYRYLHQLMLTGIKFRNELRADINEVKIRMAKLKTLGVHIRKTDHFQEVTPVKDKVFFRQIEKKITNYDRLFVATDDSEMLAILKGKFPDKIMANDCVRSVGSQPIHHKEGQKDGFLLAKEALMDCITLSNCDELILSPSNLSYAALVFNPEVNYTIVESHAAKWNRLKTLLAFHLDRLGIRKW; from the coding sequence ATGCCTAAAAGGTCATTGCCATCTTTTGATAGGTTAAAGCTTCTGAAGCAAAAAAATGTAAAGTATATTGTAACCTGTTACCAGAATGAATTTTTTTGTGAAAATCATCCAAAAGGAAAATGTACTCGTGGTTTCTTTTCTTTGTTTTTACAAGTTGTTTATGGAATAGGATTTGCCAAAGAACACGGTCTTCCATTATATGTTGATTTTGGGAATGTTACTTACCCTTATTCTAAATGTGAGGTAAGCAATGAACCGAACAACTTTTGGGATAAGCTAGTTGATCAGCCACTACTTACATCAATGGATGTACCCGTTCCAAATAAGGAATATGAAGTTTACCCTTTACGAATTTGGAACAGAAATCACTACCGTTACTTACATCAGTTAATGCTTACGGGTATCAAATTTAGAAATGAATTAAGAGCGGATATAAATGAGGTCAAAATTAGAATGGCTAAGCTAAAGACCCTTGGAGTTCATATTCGGAAAACTGATCATTTTCAAGAAGTCACTCCAGTCAAGGATAAAGTTTTTTTTCGTCAGATAGAAAAAAAAATAACGAATTATGACAGGTTATTTGTAGCCACAGATGACAGTGAAATGTTAGCAATATTAAAGGGTAAATTTCCCGATAAAATCATGGCTAATGACTGTGTTAGGTCCGTAGGGTCTCAACCCATCCATCATAAAGAGGGACAAAAAGATGGGTTTTTACTAGCGAAGGAGGCCTTAATGGACTGCATTACCCTATCTAACTGTGATGAACTTATTTTATCCCCTTCCAACCTTTCTTATGCTGCATTGGTATTCAATCCGGAAGTAAACTATACAATAGTCGAAAGTCATGCTGCCAAATGGAACCGTTTAAAAACCTTATTGGCTTTTCATTTGGACAGGTTAGGGATTAGAAAATGGTAG
- a CDS encoding ABC transporter ATP-binding protein: MNILKTFIKKHFYYFSYFYQIVRGRLFIAFGLSMLVALMDGLGLTMFLPLLEMVDGGNASGEGMGKLEFILGAMGSLGIPITVSAILLIMAFFFIFKGVLKFIEQYYSVLVRRFFVRKMRFSIVDLFEDYSFKNFIKQDSGRIQNTATGEIERILIAFNSYMYVLQAFSMIFIYVAMAFSVNVRFSLFVMIGGVLSNFLYSAIYKRTKIHSVDVSKGNHYFQSLLIQKIANFKYLKASGLLKTYGNKLRSQINAIEYHYKKLGLFSSIITAIREPIIIVIIVVVILFEVNVTGGSFSGIILSLLFFYRSLTYLLALQAYWNSVMANYGSLENIKEFTKELKVGRESQGKVKIDGFQKEIRLDNVSFGYGEKRILNSVSFAIVKNHVIAIVGESGSGKSTLMNILAGLFLPDSGSITLDEINMKEIDRNYFQKKIGYITQEPVIFDDTIYNNVSFWDKDTDENRKKCKEALNKASVLEFVESLENKEDSRLGNNGVMVSGGQKQRISIARELYKGIDLLLMDEATSALDSETELGIQENIDKLRGQVTIIIIAHRLSTIKNADRILLLKDGEIQASGDFEELENNSNAFKKMVALQAF, from the coding sequence ATGAATATACTCAAGACATTTATTAAAAAACATTTTTATTACTTTTCGTACTTCTATCAAATAGTTCGTGGAAGGCTTTTTATTGCTTTTGGGTTAAGTATGTTGGTAGCCTTGATGGATGGGCTAGGTCTCACCATGTTTTTACCATTATTGGAAATGGTAGATGGAGGGAACGCCAGTGGTGAAGGTATGGGCAAGCTTGAATTTATTCTTGGTGCAATGGGAAGTTTAGGAATTCCAATTACGGTATCAGCTATTCTTTTGATAATGGCCTTCTTTTTTATATTTAAAGGAGTTTTAAAGTTTATTGAACAGTATTATAGTGTTTTAGTTAGAAGGTTTTTTGTACGAAAAATGAGGTTTTCAATTGTAGATTTATTTGAAGACTATTCCTTCAAAAATTTCATAAAACAAGATTCTGGGAGAATTCAAAATACTGCTACAGGTGAAATAGAAAGAATTTTAATTGCTTTTAATAGCTATATGTATGTATTACAAGCCTTTTCAATGATATTCATTTATGTAGCAATGGCTTTTAGTGTAAATGTTAGATTTTCACTTTTCGTGATGATTGGTGGTGTGCTTTCAAATTTTCTTTATTCGGCCATTTACAAAAGAACGAAAATACATTCCGTAGACGTTTCAAAAGGGAACCACTATTTTCAAAGTCTTTTAATTCAAAAAATAGCCAATTTTAAATATTTAAAAGCGAGTGGACTACTTAAAACCTATGGCAATAAGCTAAGAAGTCAAATCAATGCCATTGAGTACCATTATAAAAAACTAGGTTTATTTTCCTCCATAATAACAGCCATTAGGGAGCCGATTATTATTGTAATTATTGTTGTTGTTATTCTTTTTGAGGTCAATGTAACAGGCGGAAGTTTTTCTGGAATAATATTGAGTTTATTGTTTTTTTATCGTTCTCTAACCTATTTATTGGCTCTACAGGCATATTGGAATTCGGTTATGGCTAATTATGGTTCTTTAGAAAATATAAAAGAATTCACAAAAGAATTAAAAGTTGGAAGGGAGTCTCAAGGAAAGGTTAAGATTGATGGTTTTCAGAAGGAAATAAGGTTGGATAATGTGAGTTTTGGTTATGGGGAAAAGAGGATTTTGAATAGTGTTTCTTTTGCTATTGTTAAGAATCATGTAATAGCAATTGTTGGCGAAAGTGGTTCGGGGAAGTCTACCTTGATGAATATTTTGGCAGGTCTTTTTTTACCGGATAGTGGATCAATTACTTTAGATGAAATTAACATGAAAGAAATTGATAGAAATTATTTTCAAAAGAAAATCGGCTACATTACTCAGGAACCTGTCATTTTCGATGATACTATTTATAACAATGTTAGTTTTTGGGATAAAGACACAGATGAAAATCGGAAAAAATGCAAAGAAGCCCTTAATAAGGCTTCAGTATTAGAGTTTGTTGAGTCTTTGGAAAATAAAGAGGATAGTAGACTGGGAAATAATGGGGTTATGGTAAGTGGAGGACAGAAACAAAGAATATCCATTGCTAGAGAACTGTATAAGGGTATTGATTTATTGCTTATGGATGAGGCCACATCTGCTTTAGATTCTGAAACCGAATTAGGGATTCAAGAGAATATTGACAAACTCAGGGGACAGGTAACTATAATAATTATCGCCCATCGATTATCGACAATTAAAAATGCTGACCGTATCTTATTATTGAAGGATGGGGAAATACAGGCTTCTGGTGATTTTGAGGAATTAGAAAATAATTCTAATGCGTTTAAAAAGATGGTTGCTCTGCAAGCTTTTTAA
- a CDS encoding cytidylyltransferase domain-containing protein translates to MNPTFIIQARSNSTRLPFKMTRLFYKEFSILEIIINRIKRSFPNSKIIIATTDHKSDDKLVNLISKLSVFVYRGSIDNVISRFIAIGDQYGVEEFVRVCSDNLFLDMGLLHNMISNYSKNIDYMTYKVNGKPSMKTSFGFFAEISKISVLKSVVKNTDESEYLEHVTNYIYSNPGQYRLKFLDTDKIFNRYADIRFTIDTITDFNIAKVAYKTLLESNPNFDYLDVINWAIENNKLELMATENNKNIK, encoded by the coding sequence TTGAATCCAACTTTTATAATACAAGCTAGGTCTAATTCAACAAGATTACCTTTTAAAATGACTAGGTTATTTTATAAAGAATTTTCAATATTGGAGATTATAATTAATAGGATTAAAAGAAGTTTTCCTAACTCAAAAATTATTATAGCGACTACTGACCATAAGTCTGATGATAAATTGGTGAATTTGATTTCCAAATTATCAGTTTTTGTATATAGAGGGAGTATTGACAATGTAATAAGTAGATTTATTGCAATAGGGGATCAGTATGGAGTGGAGGAATTCGTTAGGGTTTGTTCGGATAATTTATTCTTAGATATGGGCTTACTTCATAATATGATAAGTAATTATTCCAAGAATATTGATTACATGACATATAAGGTAAATGGGAAACCGTCAATGAAAACATCTTTTGGTTTTTTTGCTGAAATTTCTAAAATCAGTGTTCTTAAATCTGTTGTGAAAAACACTGATGAGAGTGAATACTTGGAGCATGTAACAAATTATATTTATAGTAATCCGGGTCAATATAGATTAAAATTTTTGGACACAGATAAAATTTTTAATAGGTATGCCGATATAAGGTTCACTATTGATACTATTACGGATTTTAATATTGCCAAAGTGGCATATAAAACGTTATTAGAATCGAACCCTAATTTCGATTATCTAGATGTTATAAATTGGGCAATTGAAAATAATAAGCTTGAATTAATGGCAACTGAAAATAACAAAAATATTAAATAA
- a CDS encoding N-acetylneuraminate synthase family protein translates to MEEIYLIGEIGQNHNGSVDIAKLIIDCAVREPKEDLFNLNLNGLNAVKLTKRDLDFELSSSQLNKPYNSPHSFGKTYGDHRRVLELSNEQHFEIYKYAKEKGLDFVETLCAPSCTSIFKFFTPDYLKVASRDLTNLPLLDELAKARIPMILSTGMSGKEDLDIALETILKYHNDVSILHCVSQYPTAPQNVNLNSIKFLKNNYPEYTIGYSDHTIGISIPVAAVAMGAKIIEKHITLDRRMKGTDQSGSLGPDGLNRMVRDIRLLELSMGVEDSFVCDSVLESKIKLERSIALKVDLKKGDKITIDHIHLLSPGDGVKWIERDKVIGKKLITDKLKNELIFEEDLAPKF, encoded by the coding sequence ATGGAGGAAATATATTTAATAGGTGAGATTGGTCAAAATCACAATGGGTCAGTTGATATTGCAAAATTAATTATTGACTGCGCAGTGAGGGAGCCCAAGGAGGATTTATTTAATCTAAATCTTAATGGTTTAAATGCAGTTAAACTTACTAAAAGAGATTTGGACTTTGAATTGAGTTCTTCTCAGCTTAATAAGCCCTATAATTCTCCGCATTCATTTGGTAAAACCTATGGAGACCATAGGAGGGTACTTGAACTTTCAAATGAGCAACATTTTGAAATATATAAATACGCTAAAGAAAAAGGTCTTGATTTCGTAGAAACACTTTGTGCACCATCTTGTACTTCAATTTTTAAATTTTTCACACCTGATTATCTTAAAGTTGCCTCTAGAGACCTTACGAATTTACCCCTTCTAGATGAACTTGCAAAAGCTAGAATTCCTATGATTCTATCTACTGGCATGTCAGGAAAAGAGGATTTAGACATTGCTTTGGAAACCATATTGAAATATCACAATGATGTTTCAATCCTTCATTGTGTAAGTCAATACCCTACAGCCCCTCAAAATGTAAATTTAAATTCAATAAAATTTTTAAAAAATAACTACCCTGAGTATACCATAGGTTATTCTGATCATACGATTGGGATTTCTATACCAGTAGCAGCAGTAGCTATGGGAGCGAAAATTATTGAGAAGCATATCACCCTAGATAGACGTATGAAAGGTACAGATCAAAGTGGCTCTCTAGGGCCTGATGGTTTAAATAGGATGGTCCGTGATATAAGGTTGCTTGAGCTCTCCATGGGGGTGGAAGATTCATTTGTTTGTGACAGTGTTTTGGAATCAAAAATAAAACTTGAAAGGTCAATTGCCTTAAAAGTGGATTTGAAAAAAGGGGATAAAATTACAATTGATCATATTCATCTATTGAGCCCAGGTGATGGGGTTAAGTGGATTGAAAGAGATAAAGTAATCGGGAAAAAGTTAATAACTGATAAATTGAAAAATGAACTGATCTTTGAAGAAGATTTAGCACCCAAGTTTTGA
- a CDS encoding KdsC family phosphatase, whose translation MNIKLVLTDIDGVWTDGGMYYDQTGNEFKKFNTYDSAGVLWCQKMNVPMGIITGEKTEIVKNRASKLNVDFLYQGINDKLEVARKLALELNIGLENIAYIGDDLNDIELLKVAGFSACPSSAPTYIQKLVHVVLKKKGGEGVFREFVEFIFEESIHNFLEPNEDK comes from the coding sequence ATGAATATAAAACTTGTTCTTACGGACATTGACGGTGTGTGGACTGATGGTGGAATGTACTATGACCAGACAGGGAATGAATTTAAAAAATTTAACACCTATGATAGTGCAGGAGTGTTATGGTGTCAAAAAATGAATGTACCTATGGGCATTATTACAGGAGAAAAAACCGAAATCGTTAAAAATAGGGCTAGTAAACTTAATGTTGATTTCTTGTATCAAGGTATTAATGATAAACTGGAAGTAGCAAGAAAATTGGCTTTAGAATTGAATATTGGACTTGAAAATATTGCTTATATTGGGGATGATTTGAATGACATTGAACTTTTAAAAGTTGCAGGATTTTCAGCATGTCCTTCTTCGGCTCCAACTTATATTCAAAAGCTTGTTCATGTTGTTTTAAAGAAAAAGGGTGGAGAGGGAGTTTTTAGGGAATTTGTAGAGTTTATTTTTGAAGAATCAATACATAATTTTTTGGAACCCAATGAGGATAAATAA